In one Watersipora subatra chromosome 6, tzWatSuba1.1, whole genome shotgun sequence genomic region, the following are encoded:
- the LOC137398413 gene encoding ankyrin repeat and death domain-containing protein 1B-like — translation MEQLLKKYVRDGTIKISSLKASAQSTQPAQLLSLLLIIRNESYTAVIRAVEKGHAEACRVFLSPLRGIADDLLFIRKKNDGRTALHIAAQKGDIESVKLLLDTVSVERKYELAAEKNKYGNTSMALAAWWGRSECIECIINHFSLLQRASLLKLQNSTLYTALHHAAREGESTALEVMLGSVSPLTISSLLTMKDIDKRTPIEEAESMEKKDTFELLKRWQEQIVVEALAVADEKITDLQMAVKKQTIALQESQQIIQDIQKENEQKFSVLWMQTQQQARALDEARQQTTSLRDESERQFAIAQEKAKQQRAALGLKLAEARQETTAQRDESDRRLSLVQEEARHLRADMTAMHRRQEQFVIYLQVTGDTSSTGDQCHDPAS, via the exons ATGGAACAACTACTAAAGAAGTACGTCAGGGATGGAACTATAAAGATTTCTTCTTTAAAAGCATCTGCACAAAGCACCCAACCAGCTCAGTTACTGAGCCTATTACTAATCATCAGAAATGAATCATACACAGCCGTGATAAGAGCAGTAGAGAAAGGCCACGCAGAAGCGTGTCGTGTGTTTCTCTCTCCTCTCAGAGGGATAGCAGATGATTTGCTCTTtattaggaaaaaaaatgaTGGGCGTACAGCTCTACACATTGCTGCTCAGAAAGGAGACATTGAGAGTGTAAAGCTACTTCTAGACACTGTCAGTGTTGAGAGAAAGTACGAGTTGGCagcagaaaaaaataaatacggTAACACTTCAATGGCTTTGGCTGCATGGTGGGGAAGGAGCGAGTGTATAGAGTGTATCATTAACCACTTCTCCTTACTACAAAGAGCCTCACTATTAAAGCTACAGAATAGCACTCTATACACAGCGCTACACCACGCAGCACGTGAAGGAGAAAGCACTGCTCTAGAAGTCATGCTAGGTTCCGTATCTCCATTGACTATTTCTTCCCTCCTCACCATGAAGGATATAGACAAGAGGACTCCAATAGAGGAGGCTGAATCTATGGAGAAGAAGGACACCTTCGAGTTACTAAAAAGATGGCAGGAGCAGATAGTAGTAGAAG CTCTCGCTGTTGCTGATGAAAAGATAACAGATCTTCAAATGGCTGTCAAGAAACAAACTATAG CCTTACAGGAGAGTCAACAGATTATTCAGGATATACAAAAAGAAAATGAgcaaaagttttcagttttatgGATGCAAACTCAACAACAGGCAAGAG CACTAGATGAAGCTCGACAGCAAACAACATCGTTGCGGGATGAAAGTGAGAGACAGTTTGCAATAGCACAAGAAAAGGCTAAGCAACAAAGAGCAG CATTAGGATTAAAACTAGCTGAGGCTAGACAGGAGACAACAGCACAGCGGGACGAAAGTGACAGACGGTTGTCATTAGTACAGGAAGAGGCTAGACACCTGAGAGCAG ATATGACTGCCATGCACAGGAGGCAGGAACAATTTGTCATATACCTTCAAGTCACAGGAGATACGAGTTCTACTGGTGATCAATGTCACGATCCAGCCAGTTAA